In Mytilus edulis chromosome 4, xbMytEdul2.2, whole genome shotgun sequence, the following proteins share a genomic window:
- the LOC139521249 gene encoding uncharacterized protein, producing the protein MSYERNKLLLFHNFLRLLLPLAQRAEEENQQLFPLYFRRRRRRTQRRFWCRPWLIRRTLFGQYDQLLHELNREDASGYRNFLRVDADLFGEILDRITPAIRKSSTSFREPLEPGLKLAVTLRHLATGSTYADLMYAFRVARNSISLFVPKVCEAIYLAYKDEVMPDEITTEDWMRIASDFERIWNLPHACGALDGKHIRIRKPPNSGSLFFNYKHFFSTVMMALVDADYKFIWLSVGSYGSASDSQIFRDSELRPMLEDGTLDLPPPSPLPNGETDIPYFLIGDDAFPLRSWMMKPYSRKRLDHDERIFNYRLSRARRIVENAFGILAMRFQILIGTMQQLPETVDLIVLSCTTLHNLLRIRKRADLQLFADEEDNNHNLIEGQWRQGAQLTDGDPGYQRNFGNAAGIDQRNYLKNYFNSEAGAVDWQENMI; encoded by the exons ATGTCTTACGAGAGAAATAAATTATTACTCTTCCATAACTTCCTTCGACTTCTTCTTCCACTGGCACAGAGGGCAGAGGAAGAAAATCAACAACTGTTTCCTCTTTATTTTAGGAGGAGGAGGAGGCGGACTCAACGTAGATTTTGGTGCAGGCCATGGCTCATCAGAAGAACTTTGTTTGGACAATATGACCAACTCCTGCATGAGCTTAACCGGGAAGATGCGTCTGGTTACAGAAACTTTTTAAGAGTTGATGCCGACTTGTTTGGGGAGATACTTGACAGAATTACCCCTGCAATCAGAAAAAGCTCTACCTCTTTCAG GGAACCACTTGAACCAGGACTGAAGTTAGCCGTTACACTCAGACATTTGGCTACCGGTTCCACGTATGCTGATCTTATGTATGCCTTTCGTGTTGCCCGGAACTCCATATCACTCTTTGTGCCTAAAGTCTGCGAAGCAATTTACTTAGCATACAAAGATGAAGTCATGCCGGATGAGATTACGACGGAAGATTGGATGCGTATAGCATCTGactttgaaagaatatggaaccTCCCACACGCTTGTGGTGCTTTGGATGGGAAGCACATTAGAATAAGAAAACCGCCTAACTCGGGGTCGTTATTTTTTAACTACAAACATTTCTTCTCTACAGTGATGATGGCTCTAGTTGATGCAGATTATAAGTTTATTTGGCTGAGTGTGGGCTCATACGGAAGTGCATCTGATAGCCAGATATTTAGGGACTCGGAACTACGACCAATGTTAGAAGATGGAACTTTGGATCTTCCGCCTCCCTCCCCTCTTCCAAATGGTGAAACAGAtattccttattttcttattggCGATGACGCATTTCCTCTCCGATCATGGATGATGAAACCCTATTCAAGAAAACGTTTAGACCACGATGAGCGCATCTTTAACTATAGGTTGTCCCGTGCACGTAGAATTGTGGAGAATGCTTTTGGCATTCTTGCCATGAGATTTCAGATTTTGATTGGAACTATGCAACAACTGCCAGAAACAGTAGATTTAATCGTACTGTCTTGTACTACTCTTCATAACTTACTTCGGATAAGGAAACGTGCTGATCTACAACTGTTTGCTGACGAAGAAGACAACAATCATAATTTAATAGAGGGACAATGGCGACAAGGTGCGCAACTTACCGACGGAGACCCAGGGTATCAGAGAAATTTTGGTAACGCTGCTGGAATTGATCAAAGGAACTATCTTAAAAATTACTTCAACTCGGAAGCAGGCGCCGTAGATTGGCAAGAGAACATGATTTGA